The Streptomyces nitrosporeus genome includes a window with the following:
- a CDS encoding bifunctional class I SAM-dependent methyltransferase/NUDIX hydrolase, with product MGYTRADWSAHFSEGRDFRQLGDDEKRLIAEHAPPPAGGRALDACCGTGELAAFLATLGYTVDATDFAEGALARARAERSTVEGVRWLCLDVEEDDPADLHEDGYDVVTLRMAVAFVRDRCRVLRGLGARLRENGTLIVITPVVERTPEERRHIALDEDELVLLTEGFEEAVRFDAAGMAVLVLRKPGGSFASLEKGRPGPQAVAGAAAVVTDPSGRVLLGRSVRNMWEVPGGRIETGESAQAAAVREPAKETGLAAREEDAHVLAVLHDDRADVRRITVVVRITAWEGLLGLPEPHRFLPLGMARSAHPGHPGGLLRAHRPDVARGMAGSAARAGACPLLPVRRRRASGGRRARPDRTAAHADGGVRRPGRLGPLPAGPGRAA from the coding sequence GTGGGATACACCCGGGCCGACTGGTCCGCGCACTTCTCCGAGGGCCGCGATTTCCGACAGCTCGGGGACGACGAGAAGAGGCTGATCGCCGAGCACGCTCCGCCGCCTGCGGGCGGCCGGGCGCTGGACGCCTGCTGTGGAACCGGTGAACTGGCCGCCTTCCTGGCCACGCTCGGATACACCGTCGACGCCACCGACTTCGCCGAGGGTGCCCTGGCCCGGGCCCGTGCGGAGCGCTCCACGGTGGAGGGGGTGCGCTGGCTGTGTCTGGACGTCGAAGAGGACGACCCGGCGGACCTGCACGAGGACGGCTACGACGTGGTGACCCTGCGCATGGCGGTCGCCTTCGTCCGGGACCGCTGTCGTGTCCTGCGCGGTCTGGGCGCACGGCTGCGCGAGAACGGCACGCTCATCGTCATCACCCCTGTCGTGGAGCGCACCCCCGAGGAGCGGCGGCACATCGCCCTGGACGAGGACGAGCTCGTCCTCCTGACGGAGGGCTTCGAGGAGGCCGTCCGTTTCGACGCGGCGGGTATGGCGGTGCTGGTGCTGCGGAAGCCCGGTGGTTCGTTCGCCTCTCTGGAGAAGGGCCGGCCCGGGCCCCAGGCGGTGGCCGGCGCCGCAGCGGTGGTCACCGATCCGTCCGGCAGGGTGCTGCTGGGCCGTTCCGTCCGGAACATGTGGGAGGTGCCGGGCGGCCGGATCGAGACCGGTGAGTCCGCGCAGGCCGCTGCCGTGCGGGAGCCGGCGAAGGAGACGGGGCTGGCCGCGCGTGAGGAGGACGCCCACGTCCTGGCGGTCCTTCACGACGACCGCGCGGACGTACGCCGCATCACCGTCGTGGTCCGGATCACCGCCTGGGAGGGTTTGCTCGGTCTGCCCGAGCCGCACCGGTTCCTCCCGCTGGGAATGGCACGATCCGCACACCCTGGCCACCCTGGGGGGCTTCTTCGCGCCCACCGCCCAGACGTTGCACGCGGTATGGCCGGGAGTGCTGCCCGGGCTGGTGCCTGTCCACTCCTACCCGTGCGCCGCCGCCGTGCCTCCGGTGGCAGGCGAGCCCGGCCAGACCGTACGGCTGCGCACGCGGATGGCGGAGTCCGTCGTCCGGGGCGGCTGGGCCCCCTCCCCGCGGGTCCGGGCCGCGCTGCGTGA
- a CDS encoding NUDIX hydrolase: MSTAHATGAACTAVIIVNNRGQYLLHLRDAHKPICDAGTWSLVGGGPEEGESPDGTIAREILEETGLVLPEVTPYTTTTAHGPYVTEGNIHLYTARWDGDARSLPVSEGIMFAWFDLTTMDQLSMCPWAHEAIKSHHAAHPLQPVAGPRPATGHGGAGAVKNVVGAHLFLERNGSTLLGLRHPDAAFAGDIWHVLAGHVEQESARACLVREAYEEAGLVIGPADLELVHTVHLLDDREGAEPRVQLFFAASRWTGEPEVREPGKCTAWAWWPLDGLPEPMVAYARAAIDGIRAGTAYTELGWDIPAARRTP; this comes from the coding sequence ATGTCCACCGCACACGCCACCGGCGCAGCCTGCACCGCTGTGATCATCGTCAACAACCGCGGCCAGTACCTCCTGCATCTGCGCGACGCGCACAAGCCGATCTGCGACGCGGGAACGTGGTCGCTGGTCGGAGGGGGCCCCGAGGAGGGCGAGAGTCCGGACGGGACGATCGCCCGCGAGATCCTCGAAGAGACCGGCCTCGTCCTGCCCGAAGTGACCCCGTACACCACCACGACGGCCCACGGCCCGTACGTCACCGAGGGGAACATCCACCTCTACACAGCCCGTTGGGACGGCGACGCCCGTTCCCTCCCGGTGTCCGAGGGAATCATGTTCGCCTGGTTCGACCTCACCACCATGGACCAGCTCTCCATGTGCCCGTGGGCCCACGAAGCGATCAAGTCCCATCACGCCGCCCATCCCCTCCAGCCGGTGGCCGGGCCACGGCCGGCCACCGGCCACGGCGGTGCGGGGGCGGTGAAGAACGTGGTCGGCGCACACCTCTTCCTCGAACGGAACGGCTCCACCCTGCTCGGTCTGCGGCACCCGGACGCGGCGTTCGCCGGTGACATCTGGCATGTCCTCGCTGGCCATGTCGAGCAGGAGAGCGCCCGTGCGTGCCTGGTCCGTGAAGCGTACGAGGAGGCGGGGCTCGTGATCGGCCCGGCCGACCTCGAACTCGTCCACACCGTGCACCTGCTGGACGACCGGGAAGGGGCCGAACCCCGTGTCCAGTTGTTCTTCGCCGCGTCCCGGTGGACCGGCGAACCGGAGGTGCGGGAGCCCGGCAAGTGCACTGCATGGGCGTGGTGGCCGCTGGACGGCCTGCCGGAACCGATGGTCGCCTACGCCCGTGCGGCGATCGACGGTATCCGCGCCGGAACCGCGTACACCGAACTCGGCTGGGATATCCCGGCCGCGCGAAGGACCCCCTGA